A DNA window from Syngnathus typhle isolate RoL2023-S1 ecotype Sweden linkage group LG2, RoL_Styp_1.0, whole genome shotgun sequence contains the following coding sequences:
- the LOC133145558 gene encoding uncharacterized protein K02A2.6-like yields MSPRIQRMMMALQRYDFELIYTPGKYIVLADALSRAPAPNSGMLVTPVTDESETHINMVTASLPTSDGMLQKIVQETAKDPLLQKVSHHLQNGWSRGVCSGFYPVRADLCVADGLLLRQNRTVIPQSMHQDMLQRIHEGHLGVEKCKRRAREAVYWPGINKDIEEMIQQCETYLKHHYKQTKEPMLIVDPPTAPWQKVGTDLFHLHGKDYLLVIDYYSNYPEVAQLSSTSAQSVITHMKGFFARHGIPRCVVSDNGPQYDCGEFSEFAQVYGFQHVTSSPLYPQANGQAEKGVQIVKRLLKKAKDCKADPYLALLSYRSAALECGASPAELLMHRKLRTTLPHISRHNDNKDTDGLTDKRMRLKYRQKMNDDKTATQLEPLRERDVVRIEGPESWDRKARVLSEVGPRSFVVETENGQVLRRNRRSLLKTRDIENRAEEVGAEQSEGATPDVHHSDPPSPPSMTVTLRRSTRPRKPPGRLIEQE; encoded by the coding sequence ATGTCACCCAGAATTCAGCGCATGATGATGGCATTGCAGCGCTACGACTTTGAGCTTATTTACACACCTGGAAAATATATTGTACTGGCAGATGCTTTATCTCGAGCACCGGCACCAAACAGTGGCATGCTGGTCACCCCGGTGACTGATGAGTCGGAAACACACATAAACATGGTGACTGCTTCACTCCCAACATCAGATGGTATGCTACAGAAAATTGTTCAGGAGACAGCAAAAGATCCTCTGCTGCAGAAAGTTTCACACCATCTACAGAATGGATGGTCGAGAGGAGTCTGCTCAGGGTTTTACCCTGTGCGAGCGGACTTGTGTGTGGCGGATGGGCTGCTACTGCGACAGAACAGGACTGTCATCCCACAATCCATGCACCAGGACATGCTTCAGCGTATACATGAGGGACATCTGGGTGTGGAGAAATGCAAAAGGAGAGCAAGAGAAGCAGTTTATTGGCCGGGCATCAACAAAGACATTGAGGAGATGATACAGCAGTGTGAAACGTATCTCAAacatcattacaaacaaacaaaagagccgATGCTAATCGTAGACCCACCCACTGCACCATGGCAAAAAGTGGGAACAGATTTGTTTCATCTGCATGGCAAGGACTATCTTCTGGTGATAGACTATTATTCTAACTATCCAGAAGTTGCACAATTATCCAGTACATCAGCACAGTCTGTCATCACACACATGAAAGGGTTTTTTGCCAGACATGGAATTCCGCGATGTGTtgtcagtgacaatggtccacaataTGACTGTGGGGAATTCAGTGAGTTTGCACAGGTATATGGATTTCAACATGTCACCTCTAGCCCGTTGTATCCACAGGCTAATGGACAAGCTGAAAAAGGGGTGCAGATTGTAAAGAGACTgttgaaaaaagcaaaagactGTAAAGCTGACCCTTACCTGGCTTTGCTAAGCTACAGGTCTGCAGCTCTGGAGTGTGGTGCATCACCTGCTGAGCTACTCATGCATCGCAAGCTGCGCACCACACTTCCACACATTTCAAGACACAATGATAACAAAGACACAgatggactgactgacaaacgaATGAGACTCAAGTACAGACAGAAAATGAACGATGATAAAACCGCAACACAACTGGAACCTCTTCGGGAAAGGGATGTTGTGAGGATTGAGGGTCCTGAGTCCTGGGACAGAAAAGCCAGAGTCCTCAGTGAAGTAGGTCCTAGGTCTTTTGTGGTCGAGACAGAGAATGGACAGGTATTAAGGAGAAACAGGAGGAGtctgttaaagactcgggacattGAGAATCGAGCTGAGGAGGTTGGAGCTGAACAGTCAGAAGGTGCTACTCCAGATGTGCACCACAGTGATCCTCCTTCACCTCCCTCAATGACTGTGACACTCAGAAGGTCTACTAGACCTAGAAAGCCCCCTGGGAGGCTCAtagaacaagagtga